The Nostoc cf. commune SO-36 genomic sequence CAGTAGCAACATTTCTCGCACACCAACTGCTGGCTCAATAAAAGGACGGCTTTTTCTCTCTTTGTTGTAGATGACTTCCCAATAAGGGATAGAGTATCTGATCGGGAAACCTGCTGCCTTTGCATCCTCTATATGATTTAAAATATTCAAGACATCCGTTGTTAAGCTTGTCGCCCAGCGATTTCCCTTAATTTTCATCGATGCTGTTCCCAAACCTTCATGGGTGTGATTTTGCCAAACCATCAGCCGAATCAAACCATGATCTGCATTTTGGTGGTAGAGACGGATTGAGCGTAAAGACGAATTTACTCCATATAATTGATGGGCTACATCTGCGGTTAATTCACCCACTTCACCAATGCGATAACCAAATTGCTCCCAATAATGAATTGCAGAAATTGGCTCCGGGATACCGATACAGACTTCATAGATACCTTCAATTGCCGTTTGTTGTACTTGAGTCATATTAATTTTAGATTTTAGATTTTCCTCGTTCCCATGCTCCGCGTGGGAATGCATTCATTGAGTCTCTGACTCAATATTAGGACTTACGCATAAGTTACGGAATAACGAACCGCAGAGGCACAGAGGGCACGGAGAAATCAGAGTTTGAGGATATTTTGCGTAAGTACTCAATATATTACTTGCAGAGCATGAGAAAGAGAGAAAAGAAAGTGTTTACAAGAATCCGAAAAGCAACAACTTTATTTTGTAGCTTATGATGTACCTACAAAAGTGAGATGTCTAAAATTTTTTTGATTGCACATCATCAACGATCGCCATAAACTTTTTTAATAGGAGTTAAGCTATGACGCAGCGACTGACTCAAGAGCAATTATCACAAATAGTCACAGAAGTAGAAAGTCTGCAAGTGCGTCGAGAAGCGGAACTAGACCAACAGCAGGTTAGAGAAATTTTACAGGAGTTAAATTTACCACCTGAGTTACTAGATGAAGCGCTGATTCAATTAAATCGCCGCCAAGCGCTGGAGGTACAGCAACGCCGGAATCGATGGATTAGTTATGGAGTCGTGGCAGTCTTAGTGATAGTGAGTGCATCGACAATATTTTTCATGCAGCAGCAAAATTCTGCCCTTTCCCGTGTTTCTGCTCAACAAGACCGCATCACCTTAATAGAAGATAATGGCGGCGACTTAAAGACAATTTCTCGCCAAACAAATGCAGAGGTGTTGTACCGTGTCACCTTAAAGGATGCACCCTTGGGTAAAAAGCTGGCTCTCTCTTGTAATTGGATTGACCCAAGTGGTCAAATTGTCAAGCAAAACAACTATCAAACCCGCGAGATTAATACCTCTGTCTGGGATACCCAGTGTCGCTACACTATTAACCCGGCTGCAACTGTTGGCAATTGGAAAGTGCAGATGTTCTTGGAAGGTCGGCAGATTAGTGATGAAACCTTTGAAGTTAAATAGTTTAGATGGGTAACATCCCGCATCACTTTCTTGGTTATTGGGGTTACGGCGCTCAACACGAGTTGGAAGCGCTGTTAACTAATGTTGTGGAAAACCTCTCTCCAAACCTCTCCCTAGAAGGGGAGAGGTTTGGAATTTTTCCCCTTCCCTACCAGGGAAGGGGGTTAGGGGGTTAGGTCTGAAAAGTCAGTTTTCTGCACAGGAAAATTATTCTCCTCCCATCTGGAATGTTGTTTATATAGGACTTAATGGAAATTCCCCACCGCAACAAAATCAAATTGCTGCCATCTCCGCATCAGGATTATTAACCTCACCCGATGCTTGGGTAAGTCTCCAGGAAAACAACTGCCTAATTTTGGGAAGAGAACCTTTTGGTAAAGTGCCTTTGTATTGGACTGTGCAAGGACAAGTAATCTGGTTTGCATCCCAAATGCAACTACTCTTACCGATTTTGCAACAATCAGAAGTTAGTATTCCTGGGTTATATGGTTATAGCTGTTTTTCTTATGTTCCCACACCTTTAACCCCAGTTAATGGAGTGTTTGCAGTGGCGGCGGGGACTGAATTAGTTTGGCAGAGCGATCGCCAATCTGGTAAGCTGCGATCGCCTGAATCTAAAAACATCCACTCGTGGCGGGAAGCGCCAGAACAGTTAACAGATGAAGCTACAGCAATTACCGAATTGCAAACTCTCCTCAAAGACTCCATTGAGCGACAGATTGCCGATTTAAAGGATGAGCCTGTTGGGGTGTTTCTCTCTGGTGGACTCGATTCTTCGGTAGTGGCGGCGCTGCTGGTGCAAGCAGGGGTGAAAGTCCGCGCCTATACTCTAGATTTCGGTGATGCAGGGATTCCAGAATATCCATACTCTGAACAAGTCGCCGAGTTTCTCAAGATTCCACTTGTTAAAGTTGCAGTAACTCCAAGTTCGATTGAGAATGCTTTAATTCCGACTGTACAAGCATTAGATTTGCCCTTTGGAGATGGCGTATGTGTGCCGTTGTATCTGCTGTCAGAGAGGGCGAGTCAGGATACTCAGGTAATTTTTAATGGCGAAGGTGGAGATCAATTATTTGCCGGTTGGACGAACAAACCTTTAATTGCCGCAGGTGTTTATCAAGCAGAAAATCCCGCCGGACAGGAAACTTTTATCCAGCAATATCTTCGCACCTTTCACCGTCTTGGAGGATATGAATCTCAAGTTTATCAGCCAGAAATA encodes the following:
- a CDS encoding DUF3859 domain-containing protein; this encodes MTQRLTQEQLSQIVTEVESLQVRREAELDQQQVREILQELNLPPELLDEALIQLNRRQALEVQQRRNRWISYGVVAVLVIVSASTIFFMQQQNSALSRVSAQQDRITLIEDNGGDLKTISRQTNAEVLYRVTLKDAPLGKKLALSCNWIDPSGQIVKQNNYQTREINTSVWDTQCRYTINPAATVGNWKVQMFLEGRQISDETFEVK
- a CDS encoding asparagine synthetase B family protein; amino-acid sequence: MGREPFGKVPLYWTVQGQVIWFASQMQLLLPILQQSEVSIPGLYGYSCFSYVPTPLTPVNGVFAVAAGTELVWQSDRQSGKLRSPESKNIHSWREAPEQLTDEATAITELQTLLKDSIERQIADLKDEPVGVFLSGGLDSSVVAALLVQAGVKVRAYTLDFGDAGIPEYPYSEQVAEFLKIPLVKVAVTPSSIENALIPTVQALDLPFGDGVCVPLYLLSERASQDTQVIFNGEGGDQLFAGWTNKPLIAAGVYQAENPAGQETFIQQYLRTFHRLGGYESQVYQPEIYAQIQNLHPEDWLLTSLDRNECPSLLHRLRRASLMLKGAQNIHPRATALGFAHGLWVRSPFCDLPLAEWTFLLSGELCLQGACEKYILKRAVENWLPPEIVWRQKRGMGVPLTSWCLNDFWHQLGIWLNPGILRANNHFYPHIAAQIVEGKLGAAIQGRRIGETLWLLIMWQLWRSHVLNEELSKQSWDHPFWLHRWLWINYQKIRN